A region from the Sebastes umbrosus isolate fSebUmb1 chromosome 18, fSebUmb1.pri, whole genome shotgun sequence genome encodes:
- the si:ch211-57i17.1 gene encoding fasciculation and elongation protein zeta-2 isoform X1, protein MAAPLAHFDEDWQDFNEFKPASSASASADQLDQLNSNVGDPSADPSSGLDDFSDLDNSSFSSGDFCSFRSMEDLVQDFDEKLTVCFRNYNTTTENIAPVKPITEDNYLKDDEVWNALTDNYGNVMAVDWKTSHTRSLHLPTLNITEHEKLDNQSLDLSDDEELREQMDMHSIIVSSISDEPLYTAEQVIEEIEEMMQESPDPEDDESPSQSDLSMLSQDLHPLKRSGSNTSYEDRLRRLSVSELTESLEEVETAIRRYSEELIQALALRDELDYEKEVKNSFISLLIDVQNRQKEHRELLRKKKKIRSTTTTGPNGQRTTSTHIPGTLLTLEGLSNVIQNGLRQTFGNTGGDKQYLTTVIPYEKKAGSPVVEDLQILTKILQAMRDDSEKVPALLTDYILKVLCPT, encoded by the exons ATGGCGGCGCCGTTAGCCCACTTCGACGAGGACTGGCAGGATTTTAACGAGTTCAAGCCGGCTTCCTCTGCCTCTGCGTCGGCCGACCAGCTCGACCAGTTGAACTCTAACGTGGGCGACCCGTCGGCCGACCCGTCGTCGGGCCTAGACGACTTCTCCGACCTGGACAACAGCAGCTTCTCCTCCGGGGACTTCTGCAGCTTCAGGTCGATGGAGGACCTGGTCCAGGACTTCGACGAGAAACTGACAGTGTGCTTCAGAAACTACAACACCACGACGGAGAACATAGCGCCCGTTAAACCCATCACGGAGGATAACTACTTGAAAGACGACGA GGTGTGGAACGCTCTGACAGATAATTATGGCAACGTGATGGCTGTGGACTGGAAGACATCACACACTCGCTCCCTACACCTGCCCACCCTCAACATCACTGAGCATGag AAGTTGGACAACCAGTCTCTGGATCTGTCTGATGACGAGGAGCTCAGGGAGCAGATGGACATGCACTCGATCATCGTCTCCAGCATCAGCGATGAGCCGCTATACACAGCCGAACAG GTGATAGAGGAGATAGAGGAGATGATGCAGGAGTCTCCAGACCCAGAGGACGATGAGAGTCCCTCACAGTCCGACCTGTCCATGCTCTCGCAGGACCTCCACCCTCTGAAACGCTCCGGCTCCAACACCAGCTACGAGGACC GGCTGCGTCGGCTGTCTGTGTCTGAGCTGACCGAGTCtctggaggaagtggagacggcCATTCGCCGCTACAGCGAAGAGCTGATCCAGGCTCTGGCCCTGCGAGACGAACTGGACTATGAAAAGGAG gtgaagAACAGCTTCATCTCGCTGTTGATCGACGTGCAGAACAGACAGAAGGAGCACCGCGAGCTGCTgcggaagaagaagaaaatcagAAGTACGACAACCACCGGGCCCAACGGCCAGAGGACAACCAGCACGCACATACCGGGCACG CTCCTCACTCTGGAGGGACTCTCCAATGTCATTCAAAATGGCCTACGTCAAACTTTTGGCAACACAGGAGGGGACAAACAG TACCTAACCACAGTAATCCCTTATGAGAAGAAAGCCGGCTCCCCGGTGGTAGAAGACCTCCAGATCCTCACAAAGA TCCTCCAAGCCATGAGGGATGACAGTGAGAAGGTACCTGCCCTGCTAACAGACTACATTCTCAAAG TGCTTTGTCCCACGTAA
- the si:ch211-57i17.1 gene encoding fasciculation and elongation protein zeta-2 isoform X2: MAAPLAHFDEDWQDFNEFKPASSASASADQLDQLNSNVGDPSADPSSGLDDFSDLDNSSFSSGDFCSFRSMEDLVQDFDEKLTVCFRNYNTTTENIAPVKPITEDNYLKDDEVWNALTDNYGNVMAVDWKTSHTRSLHLPTLNITEHEKLDNQSLDLSDDEELREQMDMHSIIVSSISDEPLYTAEQVIEEIEEMMQESPDPEDDESPSQSDLSMLSQDLHPLKRSGSNTSYEDRLRRLSVSELTESLEEVETAIRRYSEELIQALALRDELDYEKEVKNSFISLLIDVQNRQKEHRELLRKKKKIRSTTTTGPNGQRTTSTHIPGTLLTLEGLSNVIQNGLRQTFGNTGGDKQYLTTVIPYEKKAGSPVVEDLQILTKILQAMRDDSEKVPALLTDYILKALV; this comes from the exons ATGGCGGCGCCGTTAGCCCACTTCGACGAGGACTGGCAGGATTTTAACGAGTTCAAGCCGGCTTCCTCTGCCTCTGCGTCGGCCGACCAGCTCGACCAGTTGAACTCTAACGTGGGCGACCCGTCGGCCGACCCGTCGTCGGGCCTAGACGACTTCTCCGACCTGGACAACAGCAGCTTCTCCTCCGGGGACTTCTGCAGCTTCAGGTCGATGGAGGACCTGGTCCAGGACTTCGACGAGAAACTGACAGTGTGCTTCAGAAACTACAACACCACGACGGAGAACATAGCGCCCGTTAAACCCATCACGGAGGATAACTACTTGAAAGACGACGA GGTGTGGAACGCTCTGACAGATAATTATGGCAACGTGATGGCTGTGGACTGGAAGACATCACACACTCGCTCCCTACACCTGCCCACCCTCAACATCACTGAGCATGag AAGTTGGACAACCAGTCTCTGGATCTGTCTGATGACGAGGAGCTCAGGGAGCAGATGGACATGCACTCGATCATCGTCTCCAGCATCAGCGATGAGCCGCTATACACAGCCGAACAG GTGATAGAGGAGATAGAGGAGATGATGCAGGAGTCTCCAGACCCAGAGGACGATGAGAGTCCCTCACAGTCCGACCTGTCCATGCTCTCGCAGGACCTCCACCCTCTGAAACGCTCCGGCTCCAACACCAGCTACGAGGACC GGCTGCGTCGGCTGTCTGTGTCTGAGCTGACCGAGTCtctggaggaagtggagacggcCATTCGCCGCTACAGCGAAGAGCTGATCCAGGCTCTGGCCCTGCGAGACGAACTGGACTATGAAAAGGAG gtgaagAACAGCTTCATCTCGCTGTTGATCGACGTGCAGAACAGACAGAAGGAGCACCGCGAGCTGCTgcggaagaagaagaaaatcagAAGTACGACAACCACCGGGCCCAACGGCCAGAGGACAACCAGCACGCACATACCGGGCACG CTCCTCACTCTGGAGGGACTCTCCAATGTCATTCAAAATGGCCTACGTCAAACTTTTGGCAACACAGGAGGGGACAAACAG TACCTAACCACAGTAATCCCTTATGAGAAGAAAGCCGGCTCCCCGGTGGTAGAAGACCTCCAGATCCTCACAAAGA TCCTCCAAGCCATGAGGGATGACAGTGAGAAGGTACCTGCCCTGCTAACAGACTACATTCTCAAAG CTCTGGTATGA
- the si:ch211-57i17.1 gene encoding fasciculation and elongation protein zeta-2 isoform X3: MAAPLAHFDEDWQDFNEFKPASSASASADQLDQLNSNVGDPSADPSSGLDDFSDLDNSSFSSGDFCSFRSMEDLVQDFDEKLTVCFRNYNTTTENIAPVKPITEDNYLKDDEVWNALTDNYGNVMAVDWKTSHTRSLHLPTLNITEHEKLDNQSLDLSDDEELREQMDMHSIIVSSISDEPLYTAEQVIEEIEEMMQESPDPEDDESPSQSDLSMLSQDLHPLKRSGSNTSYEDRLRRLSVSELTESLEEVETAIRRYSEELIQALALRDELDYEKEVKNSFISLLIDVQNRQKEHRELLRKKKKIRSTTTTGPNGQRTTSTHIPGTYLTTVIPYEKKAGSPVVEDLQILTKILQAMRDDSEKVPALLTDYILKVLCPT; encoded by the exons ATGGCGGCGCCGTTAGCCCACTTCGACGAGGACTGGCAGGATTTTAACGAGTTCAAGCCGGCTTCCTCTGCCTCTGCGTCGGCCGACCAGCTCGACCAGTTGAACTCTAACGTGGGCGACCCGTCGGCCGACCCGTCGTCGGGCCTAGACGACTTCTCCGACCTGGACAACAGCAGCTTCTCCTCCGGGGACTTCTGCAGCTTCAGGTCGATGGAGGACCTGGTCCAGGACTTCGACGAGAAACTGACAGTGTGCTTCAGAAACTACAACACCACGACGGAGAACATAGCGCCCGTTAAACCCATCACGGAGGATAACTACTTGAAAGACGACGA GGTGTGGAACGCTCTGACAGATAATTATGGCAACGTGATGGCTGTGGACTGGAAGACATCACACACTCGCTCCCTACACCTGCCCACCCTCAACATCACTGAGCATGag AAGTTGGACAACCAGTCTCTGGATCTGTCTGATGACGAGGAGCTCAGGGAGCAGATGGACATGCACTCGATCATCGTCTCCAGCATCAGCGATGAGCCGCTATACACAGCCGAACAG GTGATAGAGGAGATAGAGGAGATGATGCAGGAGTCTCCAGACCCAGAGGACGATGAGAGTCCCTCACAGTCCGACCTGTCCATGCTCTCGCAGGACCTCCACCCTCTGAAACGCTCCGGCTCCAACACCAGCTACGAGGACC GGCTGCGTCGGCTGTCTGTGTCTGAGCTGACCGAGTCtctggaggaagtggagacggcCATTCGCCGCTACAGCGAAGAGCTGATCCAGGCTCTGGCCCTGCGAGACGAACTGGACTATGAAAAGGAG gtgaagAACAGCTTCATCTCGCTGTTGATCGACGTGCAGAACAGACAGAAGGAGCACCGCGAGCTGCTgcggaagaagaagaaaatcagAAGTACGACAACCACCGGGCCCAACGGCCAGAGGACAACCAGCACGCACATACCGGGCACG TACCTAACCACAGTAATCCCTTATGAGAAGAAAGCCGGCTCCCCGGTGGTAGAAGACCTCCAGATCCTCACAAAGA TCCTCCAAGCCATGAGGGATGACAGTGAGAAGGTACCTGCCCTGCTAACAGACTACATTCTCAAAG TGCTTTGTCCCACGTAA